The window ttaaaaaaaaaaagagtctgtctcactatcttctctcctctcaataaaaagaagtgaaagaaaagagaaagacaaagagaggtgATGAGAAAGGGAagcttttgttgttccactcagttgtgcatatTTTGGTTAGTGCTCTGACCAGTGATCAAATCCACAACCGTATtgttttgggaggatgctcttaaccgactgagctaactggccagggtgataaataaatttaaaaataaataaataaatagccctggcagGTCAGTGCAATAGATAAAgcatccctggtcaggatacacaggagaagcgaccacctgcttctcttcccctccttctcccccttctctctctcttcccctcatgccactagtggctcaattagttcgaatgtcagcctggcactgaggatagctcagttggcctgagcatcagccccaggcactaaggatagctcggcGGTCTGACCGTCGACCCCAggtactgagaatagctcagttgactccAGATAGAGGTTGCCGGATGGATAGAGTCCTTAGACTTAGAGCTGGGCTTTATCTCCCCAGCATTCATATCCCTTCCAGAGGCCTGTGTCATTGCAGACCAGGAAGTGTGGGCCTTTATCGGGGCTCTACTTCATCTTTGGGGACACCAGTTCCCAGGCAAGCGAACTGGAAAGGCTCTCCCCATGGCAGTCTTATCCCTCCTCCTTCTGCTCTTCTGTGGGTCCCCCCAGGCTGCCGCAGGTAAGGAGAGGGATTCGCTGAGGTTGGGAGGGATTGCTGCCATTTCTCCCTAGGAGCCTGAGGAAGGCGTCTTATTCAAGAAGATAGATTTACCCCAATGGACCTCCCCCTGTCTCTAATCTTGGGGAAGTTCCAGGGACCCTGAGGATCGAGGTCGGGTACAGTTTCCTCTAGAAAATAAGAATGGGTGAGGAAGTGCTTCCAGGAGAGgaaaaatgagaggaggagacatGGGCCTCTGTCCACCGTTCCAGCTCTTTCTTCTTGCCCTCAGAGTCCCTCGCTCactgagggagaggggaggaatacccctgccttctctctccaccTCACATTTTATTATAGCTGTCCCTTGAGAAATGGGCTCACGGCCGGATCCACGCTGGGGGACCTCAGAAGGAAAGGAAACCAGGGGTCGCAGATGGAATTGGGAGGTTGCTGATCTGATGGAGGGCTCCAGACTCAcaccagcccctccccacagACAGAATCCAGGCCATCTATGTGGCCTTGGGGGAGGCGATGGAGCTACCATGTCCCTTACCAGCTGCCCTGCAGGGGGACGAACTGCTGTCCTGGTTCCGCAGCCCAGCAGCCGGCTCCTCCACTGCCCTGGTGACCCAAGTCCAAGTGGCCAGGCCAGCCCCCGACCCCGGGAGGCCTGGAAGGGAGCCCAGGCTCAAACTGCTGGGGAACTACTCTCTGTGGCTGGACGGGTCCAAGGAGGGAGACGCCGGACGGTACTGGTGCGCCGTGCTGGGTCAGCGCCACAAGTACCAGAACTGGAGGGTGTATGATGTCTCTGTGCTCAGAGGTGCGTGGGGGCAGGCGGACGGGGGCCACCGGGGGCGATGGGGCAGCCCGAGCAGGGACTGAgggctccctctctccccacaggATCCCAGCTGTCTGCAAGGGCTGCAGATGGGTCCCCCTGCTCTGTCCTTCTGTGCTCGGTGGTCCCTGCCAGACGCCTGGACTCTGTGACCTGGCTGGAGGGGAAGGGTCCTGTGAGAGGCCGTGCTCAGTCCTTCTGGAGTGAGGGGGCTGCCCTGCTCTTGGTGTGTCCCGGGGAGGGGCCTCCTGAGCCCAGGGGCCGTAGGCCCAGGATCATCCGCTGCCTTATACCTCAGAACAAGGGGGTCAGCTTCAGCCTGGCAGGTAAGTGGAGGGAGGTCACGGGAAGGGATGCTCCCCTGGCACGGCCACACCTACTGGctagaggaggagggaagagaggaggtgaGTTTGTTATCAGCCAGGTCAGAAGGGATGATTTCTGGTGCAGCTGATTGTTACCTGTAAGAGGGGGGCTTTTTTCTCATTGACTGAATCTGTAACAAAGAAAGGGGTGGTTTAGGTCAAGTTTCTTGGGGAATAGACCATAGCCAAGAGGGAGAAGAATTCTGGTGGAACATGCCATTGTTTAGGAATAGGCTAACCAACCTGACcatcggtggtgcagtggacagagcatcaacctgggatgctgaggtcccgggtttgaaaccccaaggtcgctggcttgagcgtgggcttgccTGCTTGAGtttggggtcaccagcttgagcacatggtcaccagcttgagtgtggggttgctggcttgagcctaaaggtcacgggcttgagcccaaggtcgctggctcttgagcaagggatcactggctcagcttgaggccctcggtcaaggcacatatgagaagcaatcaatgaacaactaaagtgatgcaactacgagttgatgcttctcacctcccttcctgtccctctctctctctctctgtctaaaaaagaaagaaagaaagaaaagaaataggttaACTTATGATTTGTGTGGAATATCCTAtagcagagaggaagaaaataagaattattgCTAGAGGAGTTGCCTTTTGAACAAAGGATatacgagcctgaccaggcagtggcgcagtggatgaagcgccggactgggatgcggaggacccaggttcaagaccccgaggtcgccagtttgagcgcgggctcatctggtttgagcaaagctcaccagcttggacccaaggtcgctggcttgagcaaggggtcactcactctgttgtagcctcccggtcaaggcacatatgagaaagcaatcagtgaacaactaaggtatcacaacaaagaattgatgcttctcatctctctcttcctatctgtgtgttcctgtctgtccctctctctgtctctctctctctctctgtccttgtcacaaaaaaaaaagaaaaaaaaaagaaaggatataatagtgaagacagaggccctggccgcttggctcagtggatagagtgttggctcagcatatGGATGGACTGGGCTCAATTCTGAgtccgggcacataggagaaacgaccatctgcttctctccccttcgccctctcctttctctccctcctcctctcccacagccagtggcttgattggttcgagcattggccctgggcgctgaggatagctccattgattcgagcattagccccagacggggttgacCAGTTGACCGGGATcctgtgccttaaccagacagctcactcggttggttggagcatcatcctgaagtccAGAGGTTGCTAGTTAGATCCCAGGTCGGggcacagatcaatgttcctgtcgctctctctctcttctaaaatcaataaaataaacattaataaaaaaaaacacagtgagggcagaaggaaaaaaaaatgtaatcattttaccaaaaaaaagaaagtcaactatACAGAGAAAGAATGCTATCAGATGTGGAACAAGCCATTGacgaggcaggagggaggagccaATGGCCATCATTTTAATGAGCAAAGGTCAATAATGGCAACAAGTGGACGTTACTTCCCTCTCCATCCACAGCACCTGTGGTGGGCACTCCGCTGACGCAGCGGGTGACAGGGAAGATGCAGATACGAAAGgcgctttattttttcttgagagGGTGACTTACTGTGAAGGGTCTGAGGAGAGATGACAGGTGTGGCCGGCGGTGTCCACAGGTGTGGACAGCTCTGAGTTAGCTGTCCGCGTGTCGGGTGTGGGGAGGCATCACCGCTCCCCATCCGTGTGGGCTCGCGGGGTCAGGCTGAGAGGCGGCCTGGAACCGGGCAGGATGGGGGCGGAAACTGAGGGCAAGGAAACTGATGACGTCTTATTTTGGGAGAGCCCACCAGACTACGTGGGAAGCCTGTTTGGAGCCCAGGGACAGAgcccctcactccctcctcccttgTCCTCTTGTCTGCCCTTCCTGCAGGCTCCATGGAGGCCGCCCCGGCCCCCTGCGTCCCTTCCAGGGGCTGGGATGCGCCCTGGATTGCGATGCTGTCCTTCACAGCGGGCCAGGGGCTCGCCATCCTGATCCTCAGCGTCACGCTCTGGAGGCGGAGGGCGCAGGGGACTCAGCGCAGAGGTAGGTCCGGCCCTCCCAGAAGGAAGAAGGCAGCGTGTGGGTGGGAGACAGAGGCTTGGGCTCACATTCTGCCTTTccagggggggaggagggggcggggacaCAGGTCTGAGTTCTCTGGTGACTTCTCTGCcaccgtccccccccccccagatgccTCGGTTCCTCAGTTCAAACCTGAAATTCAGGTCTATGAGAACATCCACTTGGCCCGGCTGAGGTGAGGAACACAAGAGGAGGGGCTTAAACCCCAGAGGGGACTGGGGTTGGGGTGGACGTGAGGTCCCGGCTCCTGAGGGGGTGGGGAATGAAAATATCCTGTCTGTCTGGACTACCGTCTCTCTGTTTCACAAAACCCACAGCCCGCCTGCCTTCAGGACCAGATGATCTCGATGACACCTGCTGGAGAGTCACCGGCTGTCTCCCCGGCCGTCTGGCACCTGAAGGACTCCCTGAAAATCCTGGCgagggggcgggggtgagggTGGCATTTCTCAGACCAGCCGGTCCCCAGCAGGCagctgtgtgtgcatgcatgtgtgcgcgcgtgcgtgcatgcgtgtgtgcgtgtatgtgtgtgtgtgtgtgtgcgtgtgtgcgtgcatgcatgcgcgtgtgcatgtgcatgtgcgtgtATGTGCGTGCAggtatgtgtgcacgtgtgtgcatgcatgtgtgtgtgcatgtgtgtgtgcatgcatgtgtgtgtgcatgtggggggGTCCTTCACCTCTTGGGGCAGCATTATTTCCTGAGGTCACTTATGAAACAGTGTGGTCTCCTATCTGTAGCAGCCAGTGAGGGTGGCCCTGAGCCCGCAGCCATGAGACTGAGGGGTGCTGGCGTAGCTGgcagggggtgaggaggggtggggaagggcagagaggggacagagggatCCAGGGACTTGGCCAGCGGGGGAGAACCGGGCGTAGAGGAGCCAGAGGACAAATGGCGGAGActgtgaaagagagaagggaagagactcAGATCGGAGTAAGGGCTGagaggttcagagagagagagaacaaagagaagCACACCGTGGGAGGGTCGAGGGGCAGAGAGGACGGGGAAAAACTCAGGTTGCCTCTAAATGAAGCCGGAGCCCCCCTCCTCGCAAAGAAGAGAGGTGGAGCGAGAGCCAGCAGCTCTCATCGGACCCCAGACTGCCTCGGATGGAAGGTGGtcaacccctcccctcccctccccgccccggtCACCCTCCTTGTCCTAGGCGCTCCGCTGTGGCCTCCGGAGCAGCCCATTGTCACACACTATCTCCCGGGCGTCAGTGTCCACAGGGGCAGGAGGCTGGACTGCCCGGTGAGGTGCTGCATGCTGGGCTGTCTGTGGACCGTGGACCAGCCCGGGCTGGGGAGACAGGGAGCCCGGTGATGCTCCCACCTCGTCCGTGCCCCTCACAAGCACAGCCACACCCTCACGAGCAGCTCCACGGGCGGGGAGGGCGTCCTTTCGTGTATCCATCCGCTCCAGCTTGGGCCTCACTGGTGAAGGGAGGCGTCTCACCCGAAGCCTTCACACCGCAGGGGCTTCAGCTCAGCTGGGCAGGAGGAGGATGGCAGTGACAGGGGCGGGCGGATAGTGAGGTGAAAGTTATGGTCCAGGTTCCGGCACCCACTGcaaaccgccccccccccccgcagctgcagtttgcttttagagagaacacacacacacacacacacacacacacacataccacacacacacagtgtacgCACGTGGGCAGCAGTGTTACCAGAGCCCCAGGAGCCACATTATTAAATTTACTCTTCATCCTTCCTCAAGGCCTCTCCCCTGAGTTCCTGACCCCCCAAATAAACCTTCCCTAGCAAGACTCCCCTTCTCTCCACACACGGCGTCCCTTTTATCCTCTCGCCTGGGACCCACATCTCCATCCGCCACGTGCCTGCCCTGCCAGAGCCCTGGGGCTGGAAGAGGGCATCAACAATGggcataagcctgaccaggcggtggtgcagtggatagagcgtcggactgggatgcagaggacccaggtttgagaccccgaggtcgtcagcttgagcgcaggctcatctggtttgagcaaaaagctcaccagcttggacccaaggtcactggctggagcaaggggttactcggtctgctgaaggcccgcggtcaaggcacatatgagaaagcaatcactgaacaactaaggtctcgcaatgaaaaactgatgattgatgcttctcatctctctccgttcctgtctgtccctgtctatccctctctctgactctctctgtccctgtgtaaaaaaaaaagaagaagaaagaaaacaatgggCATGGGCATcaagaaaagacaaaagacacagaccaggtgttttgttttatgtGGCTCGGCGCTAAGCAGGTGGCTGTAGGGGCCAGAGCAGAGCCCGAGCAATCAGGTCTTGGAAGGGGTCCGCAAAGGTGTTGGGGGCAGGTCTCTGCGGCCTCTGTACAAAACCAAGTTCTTGGCCGCGTCTCCAAAGTGCCTGTGGGCAGGTATTTCCGGAGTCACGCTGACGGTGGTGGAACAGTCCTGGGTCGAGGGCTGCGGGCCCAAGGGAGGTCAGCGGAGGAGGAGGTGGCCACCCCAGAGGACGCTGGTGGCGAGGAGCAGGGCGGCAGGGAGGGCACTGGGGAGCCGCTGCAGCTTGGCGGCCACGTTGCACAGGTCCTTGTCGCAGCAGTGGTGCTGGAGAGCATAGGAGCGCGACCAGTAGGTGGCATTGCCAGGCAGAAGGCACTGGGCTTTTGGGAGGCAGCCTTTCCGCTGGATGGTCTCGCTGTGCTCTGTGGGACACAGGAGAGGCTGAGGCAGGGGCAGGAAGCGGGCAGGGGCAgcagggaaggcaggaaggacaAGGACGGGGGTGGGGAGGCCTGCAGCAGCGGCACTGGACCAGAGTCCTACCTGAGGTGCCCACACTGACGCCACACGCTTCGCCCTCCTGACACTCCGTGGGAACAGGGTAGCAGGGTTTGGCGAAGCTGCAGCTGTAGCAGAGGAGCCGCCCCTGGGCAGTGGAGGTGGTGAGACCTGTGGGGTGGGTGTAGAtcagcagggcagggaggagaggctgcacaggccaggcgagaGCCGGAGCCAGGATCCGGGGCAGGGATGCACCGGGAGAGATGACACGCAAAGCTGGGAGAAGGAAGCAGTGACATGGAAGGAGACAGGCACACGGAGGGGGATACATGGAGGGGGAGACACGAAGGGGCAGacacagaggagggagggaggggagggaaagaggaagacacAGAGGCAGGAGGGATACAGGGACTGTGACAGACATAGTGCGAACAGAAGCCAAGAAACTCGGAGACGACTCGGGATGGCAGAGACGTTAAGCAGATGGTGCCAAAGGCAGAAGAGAACGTGGAACTGAGGTTGACCAAGGGGCCTAGCACAGAAGCGAGAGATGAGAGGAGGGGCGACAGGGGCTTGTCAAAGACGCCACAAGGAAGAGCTACTATTCTCCAGTGGCTTTGGAAAAACACTTTTAAGCTGGCCTGAGGCCATCCTGGTAGCCCCTCTTTCTAAAGCTCCTACAACTCCCTTcttgccccgccccccaccccagctgtcaGGCTCCTCCGTAAACTCCCGCCCTAGCCTAGCCATGCTCCCAGCCCCCTGCTGTGGGAGATCCCCAACACCCTCTTACCCAACACCCCACAGAAGGACAAGATGCAGAGGAAAGCGCTGGAGGGGCCCATGGCTGGGCCCGGGGCTCAGGCTCAGGCGTCTGGAAGAATGTAACCCGCAGCCCAGGTTGGAAAGTTGGAGCATCTGAGTGAGACAGGGAGGGAGCCGTAAACAAACACGCCCAGGGAGTGAAGCTGGAGGGTGGAACCGGGACCAGATTCACCAGCCTGACCAGCGGGAGGGCCCTGGCCTCTGCTCCTGCACCCCACACCTCCCTGCCCTCTACAGAGAGAGACCTGCCGTCAGGGTCTTCTCCGGTCTCCCAGCTGTGTCTGAGCTCCAGCATGTCCATCACCTTCCCGCCCACTTGCCCCCCCCCCTTGTTTCCAGTTGTTCTCTGCTCTCTTAACTCTCCCCTGGTCTTCTtggttttctctcttccctcttctgtgTATCTGAGTGTCTCAGGCTCGCTCTTCTGAACAGCCCCGGCCCAGATCTGTTTGAGTGTGCAATCAACAACCTCTTCCCACCCAACCTACCATGCCCAGCTGCTTAAAGGAGGGCCCCACACCCCTCAGAGCCCTTTGACCCCCCTCCAGGCCTCAATCTCCCTACCCCATTATtatccacccccatcccccagcTCTATTAcctagaaagagaaaattagtCAAGCTTGGGGTCAGAAAGTcagatatggccctggccagttggctcagtggtagagcatcagtccagtgtgtggaagtcccaggtttgattcctagccagggcacacaggagaagcgcccatctgcttcttcacccctccccctctccttcctctctgtctctctcttcccctcctgcagccaaggctccactggagcaaaggatggctccatggcctccgcctcaggtgctagaatgtctccagttgcaatggagcaatggcccagatgggcagagcatcgccccctggtgggcttgtcgagtggatcctggtcaggcacatgtggggagtctgtctgtctgcctccccacttctcacttcagaaaaatacaaaaaataaaaaaaacgaaAGTAGGACATGTTCTGCTGGGGCAAGGTGGGGGAGGTCATAAAGACcaggaagtgcctgaccaggcagtggcacagtggatagagcatcagactgggatgcagaggacccaggttcgagaccccgaggtcaccagcttgagcacaggctcatctagtttgagcagagctcaccagcttgaacccacggtcgctggcttgagcaaggggttactcagtctgcttaaggcctgtggtcaaggcacatatgagaatgcaatcgatgaacaactaaggtgttgcaacgaaaaactaatgattgacgtttctcatctctctctctgttcctgtctgtccctctctctatgtaaaaaaacaaaaaaaacaaaacaaacaaacaaacaaaaaaaacccaggaagcAATGCAGGGATGAGATTTGGGGGGTGGTGGCAGTGTCTGGAAGACAGGAGTTAAGagactggggaggaggagagcCACATCTGGAGAATCAGGGCAGGACTATCTCGGGAGGATACGGTGGGTGGGCGGGGcggtgggggcagaggagggacaGGCCTCCATTGAGCAGTAGTgttcctaacttttttttttttttttacagaggcagagatagacagggacagacagacaggaacggagagagagatgagaagcatcaatcattagtttttcgttgcgcgttgcgacttcttagttgttcattgattgctttctcatatgtgccttgaccgcgggccttcagcagaccgagtaaccccttgctccagccagcgaccttgggtccaagctggtgagctttttgctcaagccagatgagcaggcgctcaagctggcgacctcggggtctcaaacctgggtccttccgcatcccagtctgatgctctatccactgcgccaccacctgatcaggccctctttaaattttttatctcagGACctctttacactcattttttttttttagttgggtggggggcagacagggacagacagacaggaagggacagacagacaggaagggagagagatgagaagcatcaacttgtagttgtggcacttttagttgttcattgactgctttctcatataagccATGatggagggggctccagctgagccagtgaccc is drawn from Saccopteryx leptura isolate mSacLep1 chromosome 1, mSacLep1_pri_phased_curated, whole genome shotgun sequence and contains these coding sequences:
- the LY6G6F gene encoding lymphocyte antigen 6 complex locus protein G6f, which translates into the protein MAVLSLLLLLFCGSPQAAADRIQAIYVALGEAMELPCPLPAALQGDELLSWFRSPAAGSSTALVTQVQVARPAPDPGRPGREPRLKLLGNYSLWLDGSKEGDAGRYWCAVLGQRHKYQNWRVYDVSVLRGSQLSARAADGSPCSVLLCSVVPARRLDSVTWLEGKGPVRGRAQSFWSEGAALLLVCPGEGPPEPRGRRPRIIRCLIPQNKGVSFSLAGSMEAAPAPCVPSRGWDAPWIAMLSFTAGQGLAILILSVTLWRRRAQGTQRRDASVPQFKPEIQVYENIHLARLR
- the LOC136389618 gene encoding lymphocyte antigen 6G6e-like, encoding MGPSSAFLCILSFCGVLGLTTSTAQGRLLCYSCSFAKPCYPVPTECQEGEACGVSVGTSEHSETIQRKGCLPKAQCLLPGNATYWSRSYALQHHCCDKDLCNVAAKLQRLPSALPAALLLATSVLWGGHLLLR